In Arthrobacter sp. QXT-31, one genomic interval encodes:
- a CDS encoding D-2-hydroxyacid dehydrogenase — MMNIMTTETTVAIAVPLEAEFVERIRAVDPSVTVLYEPDLLPPERFPADHAGDPDFKRTPEQEDRYWEMLGKADVLYGFPNESPSGLARIAKENPRLQWIHAMAAGAGGAVKASGLDAATLNKFKVTTSAGVHALPLAEFAVMGILNGFKRTAELAQDQAAKAWPELRTPTRLVNGSSLVITGLGEIGLETARIVRALGMRVSGTKRTVEPIDGIEEVADNSGLAGLLSSADAVVNTLPGTPYTEKLFNREVFAAMKPGTVFVNVGRGTVVDEDALLEALENGQVSYACLDVFAVEPLPQDSPLWNHPRVMVSPHTSALSAAENRLIAERFCSNLRTFLDGGELPHLVDTVHFY, encoded by the coding sequence ATGATGAACATCATGACGACTGAAACCACCGTCGCGATCGCCGTCCCGCTCGAAGCCGAGTTCGTGGAACGCATCCGCGCCGTAGATCCCTCCGTAACCGTTCTCTACGAACCCGACCTGCTGCCGCCAGAGCGGTTCCCCGCAGACCACGCCGGCGACCCGGACTTCAAGCGCACTCCGGAGCAGGAGGACCGCTACTGGGAGATGCTGGGCAAGGCCGACGTGCTGTACGGCTTTCCGAACGAAAGCCCCTCAGGCCTGGCGCGGATCGCGAAGGAAAACCCGCGCCTGCAATGGATCCACGCCATGGCGGCAGGGGCCGGCGGTGCAGTCAAGGCCTCCGGCCTCGATGCCGCGACACTGAACAAGTTCAAGGTGACCACCTCTGCCGGTGTGCACGCCCTGCCCCTCGCGGAGTTTGCGGTGATGGGCATCCTCAACGGGTTCAAGCGCACCGCGGAACTCGCACAGGACCAGGCCGCCAAGGCGTGGCCGGAGCTCCGCACACCCACCAGGCTGGTCAACGGGTCCTCGCTGGTGATCACGGGGCTCGGCGAAATCGGGCTGGAAACTGCCCGCATCGTCCGCGCCCTCGGCATGAGGGTCAGCGGGACCAAACGTACCGTGGAGCCGATCGACGGCATCGAGGAAGTGGCGGACAACAGCGGACTGGCCGGCCTGCTCTCCTCGGCAGACGCCGTCGTGAACACCCTCCCGGGCACCCCCTACACGGAGAAGCTTTTCAACCGCGAGGTCTTCGCCGCGATGAAGCCCGGCACCGTGTTCGTGAATGTGGGCCGCGGAACGGTGGTGGATGAGGACGCACTGCTCGAGGCGCTGGAGAACGGCCAGGTGTCCTACGCCTGCCTGGACGTGTTCGCCGTCGAACCGCTGCCGCAGGACAGCCCCCTCTGGAACCACCCGCGTGTGATGGTGTCGCCGCACACCTCGGCGCTCAGCGCGGCCGAGAACCGCCTGATCGCAGAGCGCTTCTGCAGCAACCTCAGGACGTTCCTCGACGGCGGCGAACTCCCCCACCTCGTGGATACGGTCCACTTCTACTAA
- a CDS encoding NAD(P)-dependent oxidoreductase, with translation MEIQRAGFVGLGLMGAPMAANLAKKGWTVTAWNRSPGALEDFRRVGGSAAGGVEQLRDEPVIAFMLPDVAYIEDAAVGLLASWQAAPPAAGTAVVVMSSVSPTAVKAFGQKVQEASSGNAVVVDAPVSGGTKGAIEGTLAIMAGADDEADFRRLQPFFEAMGTTVRLLGPLGAGSLAKACNQLVVGTTTAALAEAAELAERSGVDVAALYEVLSGGLAGSRVLEQVGPRIARKDYAPTGPAKFMHKDLSFVVESADAAGSAVPMARAGVELYAELKRQGLGDQDLAVVRQTISNLSRTGAVRATEGTDS, from the coding sequence ATGGAGATACAGAGGGCTGGCTTTGTGGGCCTGGGGCTGATGGGGGCGCCGATGGCGGCGAACCTGGCGAAGAAGGGCTGGACAGTTACGGCGTGGAACCGGTCGCCTGGCGCGCTGGAGGACTTCCGGCGCGTCGGCGGGTCGGCCGCCGGGGGTGTGGAGCAGCTCAGGGACGAGCCGGTGATCGCCTTCATGCTGCCTGACGTCGCCTACATCGAGGACGCGGCGGTCGGGTTGCTGGCGAGCTGGCAGGCGGCACCGCCGGCGGCCGGCACGGCAGTGGTGGTCATGAGCAGCGTTTCCCCCACTGCGGTCAAGGCTTTCGGGCAAAAGGTCCAGGAGGCCAGTTCGGGCAACGCCGTGGTGGTGGACGCCCCGGTGAGCGGCGGGACGAAGGGAGCCATCGAGGGCACCCTCGCCATCATGGCCGGTGCGGACGATGAGGCCGACTTCCGCCGGCTGCAGCCGTTCTTCGAGGCCATGGGCACTACCGTGCGGCTCCTGGGCCCGCTCGGCGCCGGATCGCTGGCAAAGGCCTGCAACCAGCTGGTGGTGGGAACGACGACGGCGGCGCTCGCCGAAGCTGCCGAGCTCGCCGAGCGTTCGGGCGTCGATGTCGCGGCCCTCTACGAGGTGCTCTCCGGTGGCCTGGCAGGAAGCCGGGTCCTGGAGCAGGTGGGCCCCCGGATTGCCCGGAAGGACTACGCCCCCACGGGCCCGGCCAAGTTCATGCACAAGGACCTGTCCTTCGTCGTGGAGTCGGCAGATGCCGCAGGGAGCGCCGTCCCGATGGCCCGGGCCGGCGTCGAGCTGTATGCCGAACTAAAACGGCAGGGCCTTGGCGACCAGGACCTCGCCGTTGTGCGGCAGACCATTTCCAACCTCAGCAGGACGGGCGCAGTGCGCGCCACAGAAGGGACTGATTCATGA